Proteins encoded within one genomic window of Triticum aestivum cultivar Chinese Spring chromosome 2D, IWGSC CS RefSeq v2.1, whole genome shotgun sequence:
- the LOC123049261 gene encoding protein PHLOEM PROTEIN 2-LIKE A10 — translation MNCVPTFSRHHRRWIVCAGAAAGAYLIYHHPAVAARRRRFSRLASALSSLADAVAAVASDLAAFLQSDSDSLPTTLTQLSKLASSHEATASASALSGALTAGVLRGYASVTSPASAGEVAFSDRLVEKLFSPAGERLVSAVAGSFGRDIVLACYSVPADPSGSAGSSPASWVDIVTSGSCRRAIRSWVEVFTSTAVGVFIDKTIHINTYDQICAAATNPAYDSKLQKLLVALCSASVETLVKTSHGVLSNGNGNAHSGNGEVGEGWTETVSSALAVPSNRKLVLDLTGRATFEAVRSFLEFVLWRLHDAARAGGDATARAGLCVLRYMSERSMVVAAICIVLCLHVLNRTWLLAPA, via the coding sequence ATGAACTGCGTCCCCACCTTCtcccgccaccaccgccgctgGATCGTCTGTGCGGGCGCTGCTGCTGGTGCTTACCTGATCTACCACCACCcagccgtcgccgcccgccgccgccgcttctccCGCCTGGCCTCGGCTCTCTCGTCCCTCGCCgatgccgtcgccgccgtcgcctccgacCTCGCGGCCTTTCTCCAATCTGACTCCGACTCGCTGCCTACCACTCTCACTCAACTATCCAAGCTCGCCTCCTCCCACGAGGcgaccgcctccgcctccgcgctCTCCGGGGCCCTCACCGCCGGCGTGCTCCGCGGCTACGCCTCCGTCACCAGTCCAGCTTCCGCAGGCGAGGTAGCGTTTTCGGATCGTCTTGTTGAGAAGCTGTTCTCCCCAGCCGGCGAGCGGCTCGTCTCAGCCGTGGCGGGCAGCTTCGGGCGCGACATCGTGCTCGCCTGTTATTCTGTCCCAGCCGATCCTTCAGGATCGGCGGGATCATCACCGGCGAGCTGGGTAGACATTGTCACCAGTGGGAGTTGCCGTAGGGCGATCCGCAGCTGGGTGGAGGTCTTCACGTCCACCGCCGTGGGCGTCTTCATTGACAAGACCATCCACATCAACACCTACGATCAGATCTGCGCCGCTGCCACAAACCCGGCCTACGACTCCAAGCTGCAAAAGCTTCTGGTGGCACTCTGCAGTGCTTCCGTCGAGACGTTGGTGAAGACCTCCCACGGCGTACTCTCCAATGGCAATGGAAATGCTCACAGTGGCAATGGTGAGGTTGGGGAAGGATGGACAGAAACGGTCTCGAGTGCGCTTGCTGTTCCAAGCAATCGGAAGCTTGTTCTGGATCTGACGGGCAGGGCGACATTCGAGGCAGTGCGGTCTTTCCTTGAGTTTGTGCTGTGGAGGCTGCATGATGCTGCAAGGGCTGGCGGTGATGCCACAGCGAGGGCTGGATTGTGTGTCTTGAGGTATATGAGCGAAAGGTCCATGGTTGTCGCTGCCATCTGCATAGTATTGTGCTTGCATGTGTTGAACCGCACATGGCTCTTGGCACCGGCTTGA